Proteins from a single region of Thalassophryne amazonica chromosome 22, fThaAma1.1, whole genome shotgun sequence:
- the asb13a.1 gene encoding ankyrin repeat and SOCS box protein 13a.1, translating into MEVTAARRSFLCDIGFWADRTSLHEAASHGRALHLKQLIETGASVNMVTVDNITALHEACIQAHPNCARLLLEAGAQVDVRTIHGSTPLCNACASGSLECAKLLLEYGAEVNPSLTALTASPLHEACIQGNIDVVKLMIASGAQLEAYDVHFGPPLHIACVKGRVDCVKELLLSGANVNSVKFHETALHHAAQLNMVNMTDLLVQFGANVYASDNQGKRPVDYTTAASPSHTCLKFYESHPLSLQQLCRITLRKMLGTRASEVIGQLDTSHHIRSYLQYSDHPTPV; encoded by the exons ATGGAGGTGACAGCTGCGCGCCGGTCCTTTCTTTGTGATATCG GTTTCTGGGCAGACCGGACTTCCCTGCATGAAGCAGCGTCCCATGGCAGGGCCCTACACTTAAAACAACTGATAGAAACTGGAGCTTCGGTCAACATGGTGACGGTGGACAACATCACTGCCCTACATGAAGCTTGCATTCAGGCTCATCCAAACTGTGCCAGGCTACTGCTGGAGGCTGGAGCACAG GTGGATGTACGTACTATTCATGGCAGTACTCCTCTCTGTAACGCCTGTGCCTCTGGTAGTCTGGAGTGTGCCAAACTGCTTTTGGAATATGGCGCTGAAGTTAATCCTTCCCTGACAGCTCTCACAGCTTCGCCTTTACACGAAGCCTGCATCCAAG GTAACATAGACGTGGTGAAGCTGATGATAGCCAGTGGTGCACAGCTGGAGGCGTATGATGTCCACTTTGGTCCACCGCTTCACATTGCGTGTGTTAAAGGACGTGTGGACTGTGTCAAGGAGCTGTTGCTTTCAG GTGCCAATGTGAATTCAGTGAAGTTCCATGAGACGGCTTTGCACCACGCAGCACAGCTTAACATGGTGAACATGACTGACCTGCTGGTGCAGTTTGGTGCCAATGTTTATGCAAGTGACAACCAGGGAAAAAGACCTGTCGACTACACAACAGCTGCTTCTCCGTCTCATACCTGCCTCAAGTTCTATGAAA GTCATCCCCTGAGCCTGCAGCAGCTTTGTAGGATCACCCTCAGGAAGATGCTGGGTACTAGAGCCTCAGAAGTCATAGGTCAACTTGACACATCCCATCACATCCGCAGCTACCTCCAGTATTCTGATCATCCCACTCCAGTGTAG